In the genome of Raphanus sativus cultivar WK10039 chromosome 9, ASM80110v3, whole genome shotgun sequence, the window TTCTCCCCTTTTGACTTGCAGAATGATCTTTCCTAAagcaaacaaaaccaaatctaaGAAGACTCAGATAATAATATGAAATGTTAGTAAAATCAATTACATTCATTGCCAAAGCTTATAGTTACTCTGAGAAGCAACTCTGCAGCTTGTGCACTACTATTATAGTTTTCAACCACTTTACTGCAGGAAGTTAAAATAAAGATTTGGAAACAAAAGTATGAAAATTCTGAGATTAGACACTGGATTTTGTTTAAAACTCCGATGATCATGAGTATTAAGAACGGAATAACCTTAGAGCCGAGGAGGATCATGTCCAAACCCATATGCTCTCGCCACCGCGTATCGCGTTATTGCTTCCCGGAACCTTTGAAGTCGGACCTAGACGGTTGAAGAACAACGTCCAGCCTTCAAATCATGGAAGAGGATAAATGAGACTGCCATTATTCTGAGAAATAATTTTCCCTAATTCACAAACAATCAAATTCTATACTCGTAAATAAGTTAATCTCAAAGCAAACTCACTTGATGTTTAGAAAGAAAAACTCACTTGAAGATTTGATGAAACTCTTCGACCTCACTGGCATTTTTGGCATCTATGTAAATCCAAAGTCATTCGTGTTGTTTGGCCTGGTGGCAAAGAGAAACCGGATGGTTGAGGAATGAAAGGATGATTTCAGAGAATGAGGGCATACCTTTTTATACATGTAGATTCACCGCTGGAAGAGAAGCCAGATGCAGTGAATGAACAATTGTGATGGGAGTGGAGAGGAGGAGTTAAATGGCTGTTAATGATAACGATTCAATTGAATGCATCTGTAACGGTTCTTGTTTCACTTTGCCAGCGTGAAGAAATCCAGACGACACGAACAACAGATCGTGTTTCCCATCACCGTCGGTTCATGAAAACAGAAGCTGAAGAACACTATGAACCTGTTAGCAAATCGGAAAAAAACTGGAAGATGATAGTTGTTGACAACGAAGAGAGTGCCTATAAGGTTGAGATTGAGAGTTTGATAAATTGATATAACAAACTTCAGCCCATTCAATTCGATTTGTGAAGCCCAAAAATCACATTCAAACgtaaagtataaaaaaaaacagacacgTGTCAGCGGAAAAGAACTCTAGTTTCTTACGTGTAATCCTTCTAAGGAGAGAACAaactgtattatatataaatagatagatgtTTATGTGCTATTATTTTCTTTACGGTTTTAACATAATacaaaacaacaaatatatattaagtaatTTACAAAccattattatatatataattaaattgatttaaacacataaatcaaagcaatcactcttgtttatttatatacattcatttttttgacaacatataCAATCATTTTATGGTGAGTAAATTTAAACAatcattttatctattttatatagtatataattaaatttaaatgacactgaaatagatatatagtatatgttaaTACGATTGCAATGAAGTGAAACTTTCTAGTCATAtagtttatgattatttgtatttttttataataattcttttaaatcattgacaatatttttatgatgatttgcatcttattataataaaaaacttaaaccgttgatcataaattttaatggtgaaatttttaacaattttagtaatttgtagtttaaaaaaaattaaaatataaaatatatgaaaaatttaatatgtaaatgtatatataatttaatgtgTATAAATATCCAAATGGGTATTGTAATTCATTATTTTGGATTATGAATATCATCCAGATTCGATTAAAAATTGAAtagatattcaaaaaaaaaaactaaaaagtgaaaaattcaatttgaataactaaattaatatcCGAAAATAGTATTTGAAATCTAATAACTTAAATCATCAAATTCATTTTCCTACcgaatatttaataatatttgaacgcattttgaatccaaaatagattttataaatagtttaaaaaaaacaaattcaaacaaAAGTATTATTAGTCAAATCCGAAccaaacatataataaaaccaaataaaatttagaaaactgGACCGAAACTAGATCCATCCAACCCAATAGATATTCGAAGGCTCAGCAGCCCCTCAGCCCATTTCTCCTCTCTCCAACGTTGGACGACCGcatctcttctctctctgcCGTGAGACTGAAAACCCAGTCTTCATTTCCCCCAATTCATAAAtcgatttgatttgattttattCACAAAGGGAGATCTAGTTTCTGAAAATGGGACAAGGGTCATGTTCTCAAGAAGATAGCTTCGACTTGTTGAATCAGTTCGAGCATGTTCTTGATTCTGACCCTCTCATGTGAGTTTCATccttttttgtacattatttttatatgatgaCATAGCTTCTTTTTATGACAGTTAAAAACTTATGTAGTAGATAGATGTTCCAAGTAATTATGATCAGAGTAATATTCATTTCTTGTTGATCTCAgataatattgatttttagaTTTCAGACAAACTCTCACTTACATTAACATGACAACAACACATTTGAATGTAGTAGAGCTGTCCCAAATCAGCTCTCCTTTTTGTTATGCTTCCTCTTACTTTTGTCTTTATTTTTCTCTGTGAATTTAAGTGATGAAGTTGGGTTTATCCACCCCTCACAGTTCACAATGCTGGATAAAGAATCAGGATCCTCCGATTACAACAAAACCTCAACAAATTTCTGGAATCAAGATCATAAACTTGGAATATCAACCGACATACTTACTCAGTTATGTAGAGTTGCAAAACATGCTTTCCTGGCTGCATTTAACGAGTACAAACGCCATGAAAACATCTCATCTGGGGTCTCTTTTGTGAGCAAGGTAATGAAGCATAGCCAAGCTGTTTTGCTGTTAAGCTCAGACTTTGGAACTGCATGGAATGCAAGGTATACTTTTAGAAAATGAAAGTCAGTTAATATAATTTGGCTACATCTGTTTCTTTCCTTTCCTAATGTTTTTGCTTTCTTGATCTAAACCTTATAGGAAGTTGATCTTGTCGAGACAAAATCAACCCACCTTGGAGGCATTCACGGAAGAACTTCGTCTTTCTAGGCTCATTCTTTCAAACTGTCCAAAGAGTGAGCCAACATGGAGCCACAGGAGGTGGATAATTAAGATGATCTCTCGGAGTTTTTCCACACCACAAGATATTGTCACCAAAGAGTCTGAGTTGGTGGAATCAATAGGCGAGGTTGAGATCAGTTCTTGATTTTatgctttatatatatatatactgaagaTCCTAATCAATTACTATCTGTTTGCAGAGATCAAAGATGAACTATCGTGCATGGTATCACCGTTGCTGGTTGGTTTCCTACATGACAATCGAGCAGGTAAATAAATCATTCTCTTCATTTTTCTTCAGATCTTCAGTTCTTTTGAACTAATTGAACATTACATATGTTGTTTGTTTTAGGTGCTACAAGAGTTGAACAAGTCTAAAAGATGGGCAGGACTGCATGTAGCTGATAGTTCTTGTTTCCATTATCGCAGAGTAAGAACCACATTTATAACTATTGCAATTCTAGCAAAGCTAGAGTATAGTAACAAAGGGCTCACGAACTTATGCAAATCATGTTTAGGTCTTTGGAAGTATAAAGTACACAACCAACATTCTCTATACAATCTGGTCAAGTTTTCTATGCAGCTCACAgccaattatttatttatttttttatgctTTAATGAGCAGCGGCTGATGCTCAGGGTTTTGGAGCCACTTAAGGTGAAAGGAAGCAATGCTAATGATGATGAAACTGAGGCACATAAAATCTGGATGGTACCGCTTTGtctttcttattatttatttctgcTTAAAACTGAGAGATTGGCAACTGAAAACCTCTTTTGCAATAAATGTGACAGGAAGAGCTTGATTGGAACAAAGAGCTGGTTAAACGTTACTTGGGACGAGAGGTATGAGATCATCTTTGattttcagaagaaaaaaaatcatatagtatagaGATGAGCACCGATATCTTTACTTTACTGTATGATCAACTTATTTGAGCTGTTGCATTTTTTGGTTTCAGGCACTATGGCTTCACAGGAGGTTTCTCTCTCTTAATTGGATAATGTATTTCTGCCGCAATCAGTCATCTGAAACCGGAGAGAGTATCGTCATGAATGAAGAAACTGTCATCTTCATTGATAAT includes:
- the LOC108827713 gene encoding uncharacterized protein LOC108827713 isoform X1 — translated: MGQGSCSQEDSFDLLNQFEHVLDSDPLIDEVGFIHPSQFTMLDKESGSSDYNKTSTNFWNQDHKLGISTDILTQLCRVAKHAFLAAFNEYKRHENISSGVSFVSKVMKHSQAVLLLSSDFGTAWNARKLILSRQNQPTLEAFTEELRLSRLILSNCPKSEPTWSHRRWIIKMISRSFSTPQDIVTKESELVESIGERSKMNYRAWYHRCWLVSYMTIEQVLQELNKSKRWAGLHVADSSCFHYRRRLMLRVLEPLKVKGSNANDDETEAHKIWMEELDWNKELVKRYLGREALWLHRRFLSLNWIMYFCRNQSSETGESIVMNEETVIFIDNEIHLLESSMTVPDNKFEDFQAQALHASAYMLWLTKHIPKLWRMLEEKLGTEKLKCVLNTVDQERPSLLLQLKHNNDY
- the LOC108827713 gene encoding uncharacterized protein LOC108827713 isoform X2 is translated as MLDKESGSSDYNKTSTNFWNQDHKLGISTDILTQLCRVAKHAFLAAFNEYKRHENISSGVSFVSKVMKHSQAVLLLSSDFGTAWNARKLILSRQNQPTLEAFTEELRLSRLILSNCPKSEPTWSHRRWIIKMISRSFSTPQDIVTKESELVESIGERSKMNYRAWYHRCWLVSYMTIEQVLQELNKSKRWAGLHVADSSCFHYRRRLMLRVLEPLKVKGSNANDDETEAHKIWMEELDWNKELVKRYLGREALWLHRRFLSLNWIMYFCRNQSSETGESIVMNEETVIFIDNEIHLLESSMTVPDNKFEDFQAQALHASAYMLWLTKHIPKLWRMLEEKLGTEKLKCVLNTVDQERPSLLLQLKHNNDY